From the Leishmania panamensis strain MHOM/PA/94/PSC-1 chromosome 31 sequence genome, one window contains:
- a CDS encoding hypothetical protein (TriTrypDB/GeneDB-style sysID: LpmP.31.1180) yields MPTNKNIAPPRKPNSPMKVLPTSTDTDYSVLTKISSVAHVCVSVNDLVAFEYVCEETKGWKWGLGTVAAILGPRLVQLMLWIGNGGETPPEESPVSDADRAAAVKRLEKLQRMRQEAEEEMEDLNKSLTVQYAHYNEVRAAYEANAVRAEEAAAEAREEIKNMEETDWREIRSYVKPPDIVKLVTEAMMLTLGERFLEWNYVLKVIRQRTFLKRLEVFDSQSIAPATRRRVRKEYLSNPRFTHRDSMEGSRALGIVQRWVVAQLATSEAKVDIIDYDRMWTREKKGIEKMESTLRQRRGEVEGYREEEVRLKRQLGDSPVCLDYSKCANGAAAPRPKGISTKNGSSPRGGKSGDGAVGATPRGRPGAPPLHENVHGAANTWIFSDESKIVLHSSILVNYDKPASTVVTLTPEQVEQLKRALEARAVTFAAQQRADNKIKALEDDLESLRGVLADALQDLADAKATGAAHDAELAAKDREIDDAKAAAAATAKSADTNRTGLLPAEELADQCRELDGLKATLKNERRTSKKSSDKKNGNTQRDEAKVVLEERTQSGTAPNGDMPALLHVGDDRMASKIIDRLKKEIRILRSESGAASAVLDGVRDTINGCPELKQCLEEEA; encoded by the coding sequence ATGCCGACGAATAAGAATATCGCCCCACCTCGCAAGCCGAATTCTCCGATGAAGGTGTTGCCCACGTCCACCGACACGGATTATTCTGTACTCACCAAGATCAGCAGCGTGGCCCATGTTTGTGTCTCCGTCAATGACTTGGTTGCGTTTGAATATGTCTGCGAGGAGACCAAGGGGTGGAAATGGGGCCTTGGCACTGTCGCCGCTATACTGGGCCCGCGTCTCGTGCAGCTGATGCTGTGGATTGGCAACGGCGGAGAGACTCCACCGGAGGAGTCACCTGTGTCTGACGCCgaccgtgcagcagcagtgaagcGGCTGGAGAAGCTACAAAGGATGCGGCaggaggcggaagaggaAATGGAGGACTTGAACAAGTCACTCACGGTGCAGTATGCGCACTACAACGAGGTCCGTGCCGCGTATGAGGCGAATGCGGTGCGTGCTGAGGAGGCCGCGGCGGAAGCGAGGGAGGAAATAAAGAACATGGAGGAGACAGACTGGCGCGAAATTCGTAGTTATGTGAAGCCGCCCGACATTGTGAAACTTGTGACGGAGGCCATGATGCTCACGCTCGGTGAGCGTTTTCTGGAGTGGAACTACGTTCTCAAAGTGATCCGGCAGCGCACGTTTCTAAAGCGGCTGGAGGTGTTCGATTCGCAGAGCATCGCACCGGCGACGCGCCGCCGTGTGCGCAAGGAGTACTTGTCAAACCCTCGCTTCACTCACAGGGACTCGATGGAGGGCAGTCGTGCACTGGGCATTGTGCAGCGGTGggtcgtggcgcagctggctACCAGCGAGGCAAAGGTGGATATCATCGACTACGATCGAATGTGGACCCGTGAGAAGAAGGGCATTGAGAAGATGGAGTCCACACTACGTCAGCGTCGgggcgaggtggaggggtatagggaagaggaagtgcGCCTGAAAAGGCAGCTGGGCGATTCGCCGGTGTGCCTCGACTACAGCAAGTGCGCcaacggtgccgctgcaccgcggccAAAGGGCATCTCGACCAAGAACGGCTCGAGCCCGAGGGGCGGTAAAtccggcgacggtgccgttGGTGCGACGCCGCGTGGTCGCCCaggtgcaccgccgctgcacgagAATGTCCATGGGGCGGCCAACACGTGGATCTTCAGCGATGAAAGCAAGATTGTTTTGCACAGCAGCATTCTTGTCAACTACGACAAGCCGGCATCCACGGTGGTGACGTTAACACCTGAGCAAGTGGAGCAGCTCAAGAGGGCTCTGGAGGCCCGCGCCGTCACGTTCGCGGCGCAGCAAAGGGCCGATAACAAAATCAAAGCCCTCGAGGACGACCTCGAGAGCCTGCGCGGCGTTCTGGCGGATGCGCTGCAGGATCTAGCAGATGCCAAGGCGACTGGAGCGGCGCACGACGCTGAGCTTGCTGCAAAGGACCGCGAGATCGATGATGCCAaggcagctgcggccgctACCGCGAAGTCGGCGGACACGAACAGAACAGGCCTACTTCCTGCGGAGGAGCTGGCTGACCAGTGCCGAGAGCTCGATGGGCTGAAGGCCACCCTCAAGAACGAAAGAAGAACGAGCAAGAAGTCCAGCGACAAGAAGAATGGCAACACGCAACGTGATGAGGCAAAGGTTGTGCTAGAGGAGCGGACGCAAAGCGGCACTGCGCCCAACGGTGACATGCCggccctcctccacgtgGGGGATGACCGCATGGCCTCGAAGATTATTGACAGGCTAAAGAAGGAGATCCGCATCCTGCGCAGCGAGTCGGGGGCTGCTAGCGCCGTGCTGGATGGTGTTCGTGACACGATCAACGGGTGCCCCGAGCTGAAGCAGTGCCTTGAAGAGGAAGCGTAA
- a CDS encoding hypothetical protein (TriTrypDB/GeneDB-style sysID: LpmP.31.1170), whose translation MPPPLATGAPAKAAIKAHRAVAFFTSADGSHCLVGMVASTPTITQSDGTIAVLVQPRPLILVAPQRQQDASKNGGLVTGHLVSASDPCVGGLITTAISSPRHAKGNSSAAPSLNVDDVGTVMPVEELREMLEHRDILKEDLGSSKARVRAIDELLRDHTQQKHSSATAASAPNPLQAPPPLKEHLHAARKTVDVAAKAARIAEKELLLARAGLRTVKPLAWIDLQRRRSVSSSQLLVSLIETAVAPLHDRMCASFDDVVMQAASLPKRLAAVKPMSVTVDDAQRTLRFLKAWPAVAAVEKEHKTAAALYRWVVALTKAAEAQQHLSAAQKALAETASQSPGAARQSKAMARSSEPLSQPPQKLGSVAEAALRKERRDYIEYVQMAEDELAALDALIAEAEALTTSSCPNAQDSPEGAKTIVPALVVPASWVVCALPVEEAPLIEACTHQPLGKSVEFSSSASLMLSSVTKPQDLIVPELSLAEMHKESSVSEKKSNGYRGTGVNQSTSSPRTAATAPTGAENAALVSVTEIAAARKRAEDAEEKTRLLEARLSAALQQNPREMEVQLLRDELDAKRTELHRVTEERDRLLQERCERSSRYASNAWRSMADGAYGDDTSQSGSGQCVQQPSTPRDTVDRSVVEELEDQLTAAHQRISELLIEVGESSCRPSTLAALFAAQRVVKSGCVTSAQGDRSHISVRQSPSAEGINSTPHSTSGTPWQRSPRGTVVSPGRLPSLPTITPDMYDDLQARLCAVSAELEAQRQGTHRLEEQLNDALHRKGEAEQIVSAQQHELEEVWEKLEAAEARAEEQHLLTQQRLFLTQAQYFPSQSHLSQPHMLTPLSSSSTMANTNFSQTQKPLLTSASSPTPHTHLALSVQDAFTNDSTLGAADAEIRSQVDEDAMTAVTNANTACGSASPLSMDVYSHSLRSGVFPTFGGGSGGVAAVAAAATAADPSVASPYSRGPSALQSRPVEKLSMIELRHEVHRLREEMERYQSGELRMAMELQTLREKQKAERKRRRDARAARMQMLVRMQGNIAGVIERSTNELEAIPVLLERCRAEAEALMETRRMGR comes from the coding sequence ATGCCTCCGCCGCTGGCGACTGGCGCGCCTGCAAAGGCCGCTATAAAGGCGCACAGGGCCGTTGCTTTCTTCACCTCAGCGGATGGCAGTCACTGCCTTGTCGGTATGGTCGCCTCTACGCCGACCATCACTCAAAGTGACGGCACCATCGCCGTGCTTGTGCAGCCACGCCCGCTCATCCTGGTTGCTCCTCAGAGGCAGCAGGATGCGAGCAAGAATGGAGGATTGGTTACTGGGCACCTCGTCAGCGCATCTGACCCCTGCGTCGGAGGTCTCATCACAACCGCCATTTCATCACCCAGGCATGCAAAAGGCaacagcagtgctgcaccgTCTCTAAACGTGGACGATGTGGGCACCGTGATGCCAGTTGAGGAGCTGCGAGAGATGCTAGAGCATCGAGACATCCTTAAAGAGGACCTCGGATCCAGCAAAGCCCGAGTGCGCGCCATCGACGAACTTCTTCGCGACCATACGCAGCAGaaacacagcagcgccacagcagcatccGCGCCTAACCCACTGCAGGCACCGCCCCCGCTGAAGGAGCACCTCCATGCAGCTCGAAAGACCGTCGATGTCGCAGCAAAGGCCGCCAGAATTGCCGAGAAGGAGTTGCTGCTCGCACGCGCCGGACTGCGAACGGTGAAGCCGCTCGCATGGATCGATCTACAGCGGCGCCGTAGCGTTTCATCTTCTCAGTTGTTGGTGAGTCTCATAGAAACCGCCGTGGCGCCACTGCACGACCGCATGTGTGCGTCATTTGATGACGTGGTAATGCAAGCAGCCTCTCTGCCAAAGCGGCTCGCTGCCGTGAAGCCGATGAGTGTGACAGTCGATGATGCACAGCGGACGCTACGTTTCCTGAAGGCGTGGCCGGCCGTAGCGGCTGTCGAGAAGGAGCACAagaccgccgctgctctgtACCGGTGGGTCGTTGCGCTCACCAAGGCGGCGgaggctcagcagcacctgaGTGCAGCGCAGAAAGCACTCGCGGAAACAGCTTCGCAGAGCCctggtgctgcgcggcagtCGAAAGCGATGGCGAGGTCATCTGAGCCTTTATCGCAGCCACCCCAAAAGCTCGGCTctgtggcagaggcggctcTGCGTAAGGAGCGCAGGGATTACATAGAGTACGTGCAGATGGCAGAAGACGAGCTGGCCGCCTTAGATGCTCTCATAGCcgaggccgaggcgctgACCACCTCGTCCTGTCCCAATGCCCAGGACTCGCCGGAAGGTGCAAAGACTATTGTGCCGGCTTTGGTCGTGCCGGCATCGTGGGTGGTCTGCGCATTGCCAGTGGAAGAAGCTCCTCTAATAGAGGCGTGCACCCACCAACCGCTTGGCAAGTCAGTAGAGTTTTCTAGTAGTGCGAGTCTCATGCTGTCGTCAGTGACGAAGCCGCAGGATCTTATAGTACCCGAGCTGAGCCTTGCCGAGATGCACAAGGAATCCTCTGTtagcgagaagaagagtaATGGCTACCGAGGCACTGGTGTGAATCAATCCACCAGCAGCCCGCGAACTGCGGCTACTGCTCCTACGGGTGCGGAGAACGCGGCTCTTGTCTCAGTCACCGAAATCGCCGCCGCAAGGAAGCGTGCAGAGGACGCGGAGGAAAAAACACGGCTGCTTGAGGCTCGCCTTTCCGCCGCCCTTCAGCAGAACCCGAGGGAGATGGAAGTGCAGTTGCTGCGTGACGAACTGGATGCGAAGCGCACAGAGCTGCATCGTGTCACAGAGGAGCGAGATCGGCTCCTGCAGGAGCGATGCGAGAGAAGCTCTCGATACGCGTCCAACGCGTGGCGTTCCATGGCAGACGGTGCATACGGCGATGACACATCTCAGTCCGGGTCTGGGCAAtgtgtgcagcagccgtcaACGCCGCGCGACACTGTTGACCGCAGCGTTGTCGAAGAGCTGGAGGATCAGCTGACAGCTGCTCATCAGCGCATCTCTGAGCTTCTCATAGAGGTGGGCGAGTCGAGCTGCCGACCCTCAACACTAGCAGCCCTCTTTGCGGCACAGAGAGTCGTCAAAAGTGGCTGCGTTACCAGCGCGCAAGGCGACCGCTCACACATCTCTGTGCGGCAGTCGCCATCAGCGGAGGGGATCAACAGCACACCGCACTCCACCAGCGGCACGCCGTGGCAGCGGTCACCGAGAGGTACTGTTGTGTCGCCGGGTCGACTCCCGTCTCTGCCAACGATAACACCGGATATGTATGATGACCTGCAAGCTCGCCTGTGCGCTGTCTCAGCCGAGCTGGAAGCCCAGCGGCAAGGGACACACCGGCTGGAAGAACAGCTCAACGATGCACTGCACCGGAAAGGTGAGGCGGAGCAAATTGtgtcggcgcagcagcacgagctcGAAGAGGTGTGGGAGAAGCTtgaggcagcggaggcccgcgccgaggagcagcacctgcttACCCAACAGCGTCTTTTTCTCACGCAGGCGCAGTACTTTCCTTCACAATCGCACCTGTCGCAACCGCACATGCTTACGCcgctgtcctcctcgtccaccaTGGCCAACACCAACTTTTCCCAAACTCAGAAACCTCTCTTGACGTCTGCGAGTTCGCCGacaccgcacacgcacctcgCACTCAGTGTGCAGGATGCCTTTACCAACGACTCAACGCTAGGTGCCGCTGACGCAGAGATCAGGTCGCAGGTTGACGAGGATGCTATGACAGCTGTTACCAACGCGAACACCGCCTGTGGCAGCGCGTCTCCACTGTCGATGGACGTGTACTCGCATAGCCTGAGGAGTGGCGTGTTTCCGACCTTtggaggtggcagtggtggagtggctgctgtggcagcagcagccactgcggCGGACCCCTCCGTTGCCAGCCCGTACAGCCGCGGTCCCTCGGCTCTCCAATCGAGACCGGTGGAAAAGCTAAGCATGATTGAGCTACGACACGAGGTACACCGCCTCCGTGAAGAGATGGAGCGGTACCAGTCTGGAGAGCTGCGAATGGCGATGGAGCTACAAACGCTGCGCGAGAAGCAAAAGGCGGAACGCAAGCGTCGCCGTGATGCACGCGCGGCCCGCATGCAGATGCTGGTGCGCATGCAGGGTAACATCGCCGGCGTTATTGAGAGGTCCACGAATGAGCTGGAGGCGATCCCGGTCCTGCTCGAGCGCTGCCGTGCGGAAGCAGAGGCCCTCATGGAAACGCGTCGAATGGGTCGGTAG
- a CDS encoding hypothetical protein (TriTrypDB/GeneDB-style sysID: LpmP.31.1160) yields the protein MRFLYSCKTKSKDADSPKKLLQECLIEKNSHKNACGDDNETAGAHKLPHSPESTSRNRQGSTNNRANIGDCASKLPLTGPPSPSTKSRLHCDSVSSSSSSYQRQVSQREGASDVATPPLQRVSATFPGSPNPRASRNTDFPMCGATTGFPVRGLSATEPPAAPFSLPKEADKGMVMLPAVDLLHSLRTPSHYSDSCAPTSTDRKYSSPASRSATINSTPATSRSDVTSATQQPPVTRLSPADIRTVWRPAVHVLEPLPGDSGKTPPTGFPDRTAVPSPPDLSAASASKGQQSAWSKSHVVAPAVVPPPPPPLPTKGPSSPVFTAMESVPKRRSSSFRVLKSRKGACEGVSSASGESISTSTNSNGSSDTMAALIKGNAAAGVSDSSNSVNGVTFDSFRKEHRVNCERTGMGAQPSRRELVTRFADTVDDSPRYPKSNPSVVVHIVPTPPPMNVGKLDSFRCTVSTLQSNTGRTNSIYSNHSAQSTSDETVSLENPPSVRRSQRSSIRLTTPRSTVRAISNCSLSLDDVPRPLTRHASTLSTEQQEALRRTPSFLSRVHTPPPLGLRELVQMRKGRRVLQVRCNTPDAHAAAPVVLPESEQSLSSNSMVMLSGLPSVSDDGKLAALSSARSSDHGSPVPGRDKNANVSRQPSKDLAATGSGATSSNGSSAPGSRNGRRAAEWWANGAKLPSEAGGSLDAPKLPDGETIKSPPQPHCIPLPPPFRHSYTPEPQLPAVSPPPLSRSPDPLVTSASASKSEPKIAASVHPATTTSAAGNIKRAPVSPVSQDLHKKPSSNTSLLLDEVAAFDYYGLYMLSTPQFSIKPEHRTTDTTTPAGESASAASIDEVIRGQQQRLKQESKPQKLETACNSTAGGAAVEAKKRNDVSITLSESVRLSVVDLLAAVSGEALTEATDARNGEGVTSPVTPNPNKSSPKDVPAVRRACRQRVVSAYADEDEDGFFQMARTPLTSASTSLKPQGNSYGRLSLGPAPRRVNGYDCFTSALSTAKSFSSSGEALPTLPVNTVAPSRVLVTTAVAAPSRAQLHLSSSSSLSSEEEYGNLLEGFRPAGFDAHRGARSSSTIVFYLNKEDSLSSLDVVVRAASNAHGSEATPSSLIDSKLSPQNEKLQSKCSTLRLSTIVTTGGGGVRPHVTFDPYVEESTRLVAQLMPSAPSSILPDSHMTKSFISSSNLDPYGLTMDSSLPSLQLNANTRVSRTALGGHSVSGVQSKPSNISGPVSIFLGTTVRFAPDKSKMHRPLANTFGYTSAQRRARAAAMAAGVSAEEWARAAGIDEDTVDSEEGVYGEVYTDENGDEWYWEEVEDEEEVEDEEEVDEEGEEYEDKGDDEEENAVNAEGAPSTATR from the coding sequence ATGCGGTTCCTCTATTCGTGCAAGACGAAATCGAAGGACGCGGATTCGCCAAAGAAGTTGCTGCAGGAGTGCCTCATCGAAAAGAACTCCCACAAGAACGCCTGTGGCGACGACAACGAGACGGCAGGCGCGCATAAACTGCCCCATTCTCCCGAGTCCACCTCGCGGAATCGACAGGGCAGCACGAACAACCGCGCCAACATAGGGGATTGTGCGTCGAAGTTGCCGCTTACAGGTCCGCCGTCACCGTCTACAAAAAGTCGGCTGCACTGCGACAgtgtcagcagcagcagcagcagttaCCAGCGGCAAGTCTCGCAGCGCGAGGGGGCAAGCGACGTGGCAACGCCACCACTTCAACGAGTCAGTGCTACCTTCCCCGGCTCCCCCAATCCACGGGCTAGTCGCAACACCGACTTTCCGATGTGTGGCGCAACCACCGGATTCCCTGTTCGCGGATTGTCTGCAACTGAGCCCCCGGCAGCACCGTTCTCTTTGCCGAAGGAAGCCGACAAGGGCATGGTAATGCTGCCCGCCGTAGACTTGTTACACTCGCTGCGTACACCGAGTCACTACAGCGACTCCTGCGCGCCAACCTCGACCGACCGGAAATACTCGTCACCGGCATCGAGATCTGCCACCATAAACAGCACCCCGGCCACTTCGCGGTCGGACGTTACGTccgcgacgcagcagcctccTGTGACGCGGCTGTCGCCCGCCGATATCCGTACTGTGTGGAGGCCCGCCGTCCATGTGTTGGAGCCGCTGCCTGGGGACAGTGGCAAGACGCCGCCAACGGGGTTCCCCGACAGAACGGCCGTCCCCTCGCCGCCAGATTTGTCCGCCGCCAGTGCTTCAAAGGGGCAGCAGTCGGCTTGGTCGAAGTCGCACGTTGTCGCCCCGGCAGTTgttccgcctcctccgccgcctctgccaacAAAaggcccctcctcccccgtcTTCACTGCGATGGAGTCCGTTccgaagaggcgcagctcctccttccgCGTCCTCAAGTCCCGCAAAGGCGCATGCGAAGGggtgagcagcgcctcgggAGAATCCATTTCCACGAGCACAAACAGCAACGGGAGCAGTGACACCATGGCCGCTCTCATCAAGGGCAACGCAGCCGCAGGTGTGAGTGATAGCAGCAATAGCGTCAACGGGGTGACGTTCGACTCCTTCCGCAAGGAGCACCGGGTGAATTGCGAACGCACCGGAATGGGCGCTCAACCCTCGCGGCGCGAGCTGGTTACCAGGTTCGCAGACACTGTTGACGACAGCCCGCGGTACCCAAAGAGCAATCCCTCTGTCGTCGTCCACATCGttcccaccccaccaccgATGAATGTTGGAAAGCTGGATTCTTTCCGTTGCACTGTCAGCACTCTGCAGAGTAACACAGGTCGGACGAATAGTATATACAGCAATCACAGCGCGCAGAGTACAAGTGACGAGACAGTCTCTCTTGAGAACCCCCCCTCAGTCCGTCGATCGCAGCGCTCGAGTATCCGCTTGACGACGCCGCGTTCCACGGTCAGAGCTATCAGCAACTGCAGCCTCAGTTTAGATGACGTGCCGCGACCGTTGACTCGTCACGCCTCCACTTTGTcgacggagcagcaggaggcgctgcgccgcaccccGTCCTTCCTCAGCCGCGtgcacacgccgccgccgttgggCTTGAGGGAGTTGGTGCAGATGCGCAAAGGCCGCcgtgtgctgcaggtgcgctgcAACACGCCAGAcgcgcacgctgccgctcctgtgGTGCTTCCGGAAAGCGAGCAGTCGCTTAGCAGCAACTCCATGGTAATGCTCAGCGGACTACCATCTGTCAGCGACGATGGAAAGTTAGCCGCTCTTTCATCGGCGAGAAGCAGCGACCACGGCTCACCGGTTCCTGGGCGTGACAAGAATGCCAATGTGAGTCGGCAGCCTTCGAAGGACCTGGCAGCAACCGGTTCTGGTGCCACGTCTTCGAATGGTTCCTCAGCCCCGGGTTCCCGAAACGGCAGACGCGCGGCGGAGTGGTGGGCCAACGGTGCAAAGTTGCCGTCAGAGGCAGGCGGGTCCTTGGATGCGCCTAAGCTACCCGACGGCGAGACGATCAAGTccccaccgcagccgcactgcATTCCCTTACCTCCGCCCTTCCGCCACAGTTATACTCCAGAACCGCAGCTGCCGGCAgtctcgccgccgccgctgtcccGCTCGCCGGACCCGCTCGTCACATCCGCCTCAGCGAGTAAGAGTGAGCCGAAGATAGCTGCGAGTGTGCACCCAGCGACAACTacgtcagcagcaggaaaCATCAAGCGTGCCCCGGTCTCCCCAGTGAGCCAGGACCTACACAAGAAGCCGTCCTCCAACACGTCACTCCTTCTCGACGAGGTGGCTGCTTTCGATTATTATGGGTTGTACATGCTGTCCACACCGCAGTTCAGCATAAAGCCGGAGCACCGCACCACggacaccaccacacccgcCGGCGAGAGCGCCAGTGCCGCTTCCATCGACGAGGTGATACGAGGCCAGCAGCAACGGTTGAAGCAAGAGTCGAAGCCGCAGAAGCTGGAGACGGCGTGCAACAGCActgccggcggcgcagctgttgAGGCAAAGAAGCGAAACGATGTCAGCATCACCCTATCAGAAAGTGTGAGGCTGAGCGTCGTGGATTTGCTCGCTGCGGTGTCTGGGGAGGCTTTAACCGAGGCTACCGACGCGAGAAACGGCGAGGGGGTCACTTCCCCCGTGACACCCAACCCGAACAAGTCGTCACCGAAGGACGTACCTGCAGTGCGGCGGGCATGCCGCCAGCGTGTAGTCAGTGCGTACgctgacgaggacgaggacgggTTTTTTCAGATGGCTCGCACGCCCCTGACTTCCGCCAGCACATCCTTGAAGCCGCAGGGAAACTCCTACGGAAGACTTTCCCTTGGGCCCGCACCGCGGCGAGTAAATGGGTACGACTGCTTCACTTCAGCCCTCAGCACTGCGAAGTCCTTCTCGTCCTCAGGAGAGGCCTTACCGACGCTGCCTGTGAATACTGTAGCGCCGTCTCGGGTGCTGGTCACCACGGCGGTAGCGGCGCCTTCGcgtgcgcagctccacctctcctcgtcctcctcattGTCGTCTGAGGAGGAGTATGGAAACCTGCTGGAGGGCTTCCGCCCGGCCGGTTTCGATGCCCATCGCGGGGCCCGCAGCAGTAGTACCATAGTGTTCTACCTCAACAAGGAGGATAGTCTGAGCAGTCTGGACGTTGTGGTGAGGGCGGCCAGCAACGCACacggcagcgaggcgacTCCATCGTCGCTTATTGACTCGAAGTTATCGCCGCAAAACGAGAAGCTGCAGTCCAAGTGTTCGACGCTGAGGCTCTCCACCATAGTGACGaccggcggtggcggcgtgcgGCCGCATGTTACCTTCGACCCCTACGTCGAGGAGAGCACGCGCCTGGTGGCTCAGCTCATGCCCTCCGCGCCAAGCAGCATTCTTCCCGACTCGCATATGACGAAGAGCTTCATCTCGTCCTCCAATCTAGACCCGTACGGCCTGACCATGGACTCCAGTCTTCCCTCGCTACAGTTGAACGCGAACACACGAGTCTCGAGGACGGCACTGGGCGGCCACTCGGTGTCTGGGGTGCAGAGTAAGCCCTCCAACATCTCCGGGCCCGTCAGCATCTTCCTTGGGACGACTGTTCGCTTCGCACCGGACAAGAGTAAGATGCACCGACCATTGGCAAACACGTTTGGGTACACAAGCGCACAGCGCCGTGCCCGAGCAGCCGCGATGGCGGCAGGGGTGAGCGCGGAGGAGTGGGCCCGGGCTGCTGGCATCGACGAGGACACTGTGGACAGCGAGGAGGGCGTCTACGGCGAGGTGTACACAGATGAGAATGGCGACGAGTGGTActgggaggaggtggaggacgaagaggaggtggaggacgaggaggaggtggacgaggagggtgaggagTACGAGGACAAGGGagacgacgaagaggagaacGCCGTCAACGCCGAGGGCGCCCCCTCCACCGCTACACGCTAG